In a single window of the Zea mays cultivar B73 chromosome 5, Zm-B73-REFERENCE-NAM-5.0, whole genome shotgun sequence genome:
- the LOC107546759 gene encoding Peroxidase P7 precursor, whose translation MAPATLLLARLAVACALALGAMAQLSPTFYDASCPSLQAIVRAGMAAAVQQEPRMGASILRLFFHDCFVQGCDASVLLDDSPTLTGEKNAGPNANSLRGFEVIDSIKSQVEAACPGTVSCADILALAARDGVNLLSGPTWAVQLGRRDTRTASQSAANSNLPSPSSSAAALVSAFASKGLDSRDLVALSGAHTIGAARCATFRSRVYNDTNISAGFAAKRRQICQAQAGASDGNLAPLDAMSSVRFDNGYFRNLVAQFGLLHSDQELFGAGGGAVDSITAQYARNGAAFSRDFVTAVLKMGSIGPLTGSSGEIRANCRKPN comes from the exons ATGGCGCCGGCGACCTTGCTACTGGCGAGACTGGCCGTGGCGTGCGCGCTGGCGCTCGGCGCCATGGCGCAGCTGTCGCCGACGTTCTACGACGCGAGCTGCCCCAGCCTGCAGGCCATCGTGCGGGCCGGGATGGCCGCCGCCGTGCAGCAGGAGCCGCGGATGGGGGCCTCCATCCTCCGCCTCTTCTTCCACGACTGCTTCGTCCAG GGGTGCGACGCGTCCGTGCTCCTCGACGACTCGCCGAcgctgacgggggagaagaacgcGGGGCCCAACGCCAACTCCCTGCGCGGCTTCGAGGTCATCgactccatcaagtcccaggtggagGCCGCCTGCCCCGGCACCGTCTCCTGCGCCGACATCCTCGCCCTCGCCGCGCGCGACGGCGTCAACCTG CTGAGCGGTCCGACGTGGGCGGTGCAGCTGGGTCGCCGGGACACGCGCACGGCGAGCCAGTCGGCGGCGAACAGCAAcctgccgtcgccgtcgtcgaGCGCGGCGGCGCTGGTGTCGGCGTTcgcgtccaaggggctggactcgCGGGACCTGGTGGCGCTGTCGGGCGCGCACACGATCGGCGCGGCGCGGTGCGCCACCTTCCGTTCCCGCGTGTACAACGACACCAACATCAGCGCCGGGTTCGCGGCGAAGCGGAGGCAGATCTGCCAGGCGCAGGCCGGGGCCAGCGACGGCAACCTGGCGCCGCTGGACGCCATGAGCTCCGTCAGGTTCGACAACGGCTACTTCCGCAACCTCGTGGCCCAGTTCGGCCTGCTCCACTCCGACCAGGAGCTCTTCGGCGCCGGTGGCGGCGCCGTCGACTCCATCACGGCGCAGTACGCGCGCAACGGCGCCGCCTTCTCGCGGGACTTCGTCACGGCCGTCCTCAAGATGGGCAGCATCGGCCCGCTCACCGGCTCCAGCGGCGAGATCCGCGCCAACTGCCGGAAGCCCAACTAG